In one window of Chryseobacterium viscerum DNA:
- a CDS encoding DUF4153 domain-containing protein: MKTKFQETLSRANEVIFRYPMVLAVALLAAIGAICIAETELEEVTAYIKFTICACLGISLMFALKMVSQRIGKELLLHLCGVAFLVGFYCILPDKKNNFTEVYVYIIAVTALLSHLLVSFVPFLEKDKELRFWQYNKNLFVNFFLTIVFTGVLTGGVELAILAVDKLFDFHFHHRIYTDTFFVLAIFGSSFIFLLFSDKGLNNLEKDGTYPVVLKFFTQFILIPLLLIYVAILYFYSFKILMNWQLPRGWVSYLVLAYSIVGVLALLLVHPLKEENAKSWVKIFSKAFYYTIVPLIILLFTAIFTRILEYGYTEPRYFVFLIALWLLSIVIYFIFSRKATIKFIPVSLFLFGAFALIFPYLNAFSVAKRSQKTELMNILNQNQLISAGKINFNKKITDTVRNEIADKFEFLAERKQSEFLSDLLNQKDQSELSDNIEKGAFYNINYNIQNKFSDVNITVKNKPYELNRIVLVPEKQIINIQNYQYLLTFHRYSRDPQKLNEDQFELTDQLTDKSSLRLRLNSNEEVDFGPRIIQLFEENKNKNGTVKVPDIAMESDLGKYHVKLIFNEITKEKYSDNELASIYYENVYILIRLK, from the coding sequence ATGAAAACAAAATTCCAGGAAACATTAAGCCGGGCTAATGAAGTCATCTTCCGCTATCCGATGGTTCTGGCAGTAGCTTTATTAGCTGCAATAGGAGCCATCTGCATTGCTGAAACAGAGCTTGAAGAAGTTACAGCGTATATTAAATTTACGATTTGTGCCTGCCTCGGAATTTCACTGATGTTTGCCCTGAAAATGGTATCACAGAGAATCGGGAAAGAATTACTATTACACCTATGTGGTGTTGCTTTTCTTGTTGGATTCTATTGTATTTTGCCGGATAAAAAGAATAATTTCACCGAAGTTTACGTCTATATCATTGCAGTTACAGCTCTTCTCTCCCACTTGCTGGTTTCTTTTGTTCCGTTTCTTGAAAAAGACAAGGAGCTCCGATTCTGGCAGTATAACAAAAATCTTTTTGTAAATTTCTTCCTTACTATTGTATTTACAGGAGTTTTGACCGGCGGAGTTGAATTGGCCATTTTAGCTGTTGATAAACTTTTTGATTTTCATTTTCATCACAGAATTTATACTGATACATTTTTTGTTCTGGCTATTTTCGGAAGCAGTTTTATTTTTCTTTTATTTAGTGACAAAGGTTTAAATAATCTTGAAAAAGATGGAACATATCCTGTTGTTTTAAAGTTTTTCACTCAGTTTATTTTAATCCCGCTACTCCTTATTTACGTAGCAATTCTTTATTTTTATTCTTTTAAAATCCTGATGAACTGGCAGCTTCCAAGAGGTTGGGTTTCCTATCTTGTATTAGCCTACAGCATTGTTGGGGTTCTGGCATTGCTTCTTGTACATCCATTAAAAGAAGAAAATGCAAAATCGTGGGTTAAGATATTCTCAAAAGCATTTTACTACACCATTGTTCCTTTGATCATTCTGCTTTTCACAGCCATTTTCACAAGAATTCTGGAATATGGCTATACAGAACCAAGATATTTTGTTTTTCTTATAGCACTTTGGCTGCTGAGTATTGTTATTTACTTTATTTTCAGTAGAAAAGCAACGATAAAGTTTATTCCGGTCAGCTTATTTTTGTTTGGAGCTTTTGCTTTAATTTTTCCTTATCTCAATGCTTTCAGTGTTGCCAAGAGAAGTCAGAAGACAGAACTCATGAATATTTTAAATCAAAATCAGTTAATCAGTGCCGGTAAAATTAATTTTAATAAAAAAATTACGGATACAGTTCGTAATGAAATTGCTGATAAGTTTGAATTTCTGGCAGAAAGAAAACAAAGTGAATTTTTATCAGATCTTCTGAATCAAAAAGATCAATCTGAGTTATCCGATAATATTGAAAAGGGTGCATTTTATAATATTAATTACAATATTCAAAATAAATTTTCGGATGTAAATATCACCGTTAAAAATAAGCCTTACGAACTGAACAGAATTGTTCTTGTTCCTGAAAAGCAAATTATAAACATCCAAAATTATCAATATTTACTCACTTTTCATCGTTACAGCAGAGATCCGCAAAAGCTGAATGAAGACCAGTTTGAACTTACAGATCAGCTGACTGACAAATCCTCATTGAGGCTGAGATTAAATTCTAATGAAGAAGTAGATTTCGGACCGAGAATCATTCAATTATTTGAAGAAAATAAAAACAAAAACGGAACCGTAAAAGTTCCTGATATAGCAATGGAATCTGATTTAGGTAAATACCATGTCAAACTTATTTTCAATGAAATTACAAAAGAAAAATATTCTGATAATGAACTGGCCAGCATTTATTATGAGAATGTTTACATTCTGATAAGATTAAAATAA
- a CDS encoding RNA recognition motif domain-containing protein gives MNIFVSNINYATKEYELHDLFAEFGDVSSAKIVTDRETGRSRGFGFVEMGDEEGKQAIEALNQKEFNGKALNVSEAKPREEKPRRSFDNNRGGGYGNNNNRGGGYGNGNNRGGGGNRW, from the coding sequence ATGAACATTTTTGTTTCAAACATCAATTACGCAACTAAAGAGTATGAGTTGCACGATCTATTCGCAGAATTTGGAGACGTATCATCAGCTAAAATTGTTACAGACAGAGAAACTGGTCGTTCCAGAGGTTTCGGTTTCGTAGAAATGGGTGATGAAGAAGGAAAGCAAGCTATTGAAGCTCTTAACCAAAAAGAATTCAACGGAAAAGCTTTAAACGTATCTGAAGCTAAGCCAAGAGAAGAGAAGCCAAGAAGAAGCTTCGACAACAACAGAGGCGGAGGTTATGGTAACAACAACAATAGAGGCGGAGGCTATGGTAACGGTAACAACCGTGGCGGAGGCGGAAATCGTTGGTAA
- a CDS encoding DUF6157 family protein, whose protein sequence is MKQHTTNYINTFIEVAEDCPVSQAQIPPEKKEKTIASLQYEKLIKNPYQYSSDDIIFECYAIKNDISESKKQEEREKFFSKGQACLRSSPLAKRYGFGIHHNTDKKVALFPIESKEYQDLLNSTSVTKTKAMRSKRK, encoded by the coding sequence ATGAAACAACACACAACTAATTACATCAACACCTTTATTGAAGTAGCCGAAGACTGCCCTGTTTCCCAGGCTCAGATACCTCCTGAGAAAAAAGAAAAAACAATTGCCAGTCTTCAATATGAGAAACTTATAAAAAATCCCTATCAATATTCATCAGATGATATCATTTTTGAATGTTATGCTATTAAAAATGATATTTCAGAAAGCAAAAAGCAGGAAGAAAGAGAAAAATTCTTTTCCAAAGGTCAGGCATGCCTCCGATCTTCTCCATTAGCTAAAAGATATGGATTTGGAATCCATCATAATACAGATAAGAAAGTTGCTCTGTTCCCTATAGAAAGTAAAGAATATCAGGATTTATTGAATAGCACTTCTGTCACAAAAACAAAAGCCATGCGTTCCAAAAGAAAATGA
- a CDS encoding acyl-CoA thioesterase, whose protein sequence is MNYHTRKWVKPEDLNPNHSLFGGRLLQWIDEEAALYAIIQLENTKVVTKFISEINFVSSAKQGDIIEIGIEATHFGSSSVTLRCDVRNKMTHQTIITVEKIVMVNLDAEGNPSPHGKTQIEFVKDRLNNSL, encoded by the coding sequence ATGAACTACCATACCAGAAAATGGGTAAAACCTGAAGACTTAAATCCAAATCACTCTCTTTTTGGGGGAAGACTCCTGCAATGGATTGACGAAGAAGCCGCATTGTATGCCATTATCCAGTTAGAAAACACAAAAGTAGTCACCAAATTTATCTCTGAGATTAATTTCGTCAGCTCTGCTAAGCAGGGTGACATTATAGAAATAGGTATTGAGGCAACTCATTTCGGATCCTCCTCTGTTACTTTAAGATGTGATGTACGAAATAAGATGACCCATCAAACCATTATTACTGTAGAAAAAATCGTAATGGTAAACCTGGATGCAGAAGGCAACCCTTCTCCTCATGGCAAAACCCAGATTGAATTCGTAAAAGACAGGCTAAACAACAGTCTATGA
- a CDS encoding helix-turn-helix domain-containing protein, whose amino-acid sequence MKIFIKNMVCNRCIAAVENIFNNTGVKTSAVILGEAETETEVSPEKLQAIEKELLATGFERIMDSAHQVVEKIKNLIIIKISDLDIAEDFLLSEFLSSKLHKDYSSLSKTFSQNENITLEQFFILQKIEKVKELLLYNEFNLTEIAGKLGYKSVQHLSSQFRNTTGFTPTEFKKLKEHNRKALDNL is encoded by the coding sequence ATGAAAATTTTCATAAAAAACATGGTCTGCAACAGGTGCATTGCGGCAGTAGAAAACATCTTTAATAATACAGGTGTAAAAACAAGTGCCGTCATATTAGGTGAAGCAGAAACTGAAACTGAAGTTTCTCCTGAGAAGCTGCAGGCCATCGAAAAAGAGCTGCTTGCTACAGGTTTTGAAAGAATCATGGATTCCGCACATCAGGTTGTTGAAAAAATCAAAAACCTGATCATTATAAAGATCAGCGACCTTGATATTGCTGAAGACTTTCTGCTTTCAGAATTTTTAAGTTCAAAACTTCATAAGGATTACAGTTCACTTTCAAAGACATTTTCACAAAACGAAAATATCACCTTAGAGCAGTTCTTTATTCTTCAGAAAATTGAAAAAGTAAAAGAACTTCTTCTCTATAATGAATTCAATCTTACCGAAATTGCCGGAAAGCTTGGCTATAAAAGTGTTCAGCATCTTTCTTCCCAATTCAGGAATACAACCGGATTTACCCCTACTGAATTCAAAAAACTTAAAGAACATAACCGTAAAGCGCTTGACAATCTATAA
- a CDS encoding heavy metal translocating P-type ATPase translates to MEQQYKILGMTCSGCQKKISNQLNSVEGVQADVNLENNTATITSSHGVKLSVLNDALAEIGKYRLEDPNNPEKAFVKPQDRVSPSSVYYCPMECEGDKVYFKQGERCPVCKMYLVPIEEKLAKDPNHKPTFSTTNLPENFKDNIGKYYCPMFCEGDKVYDEKGDCPVCHMHLEPITEELVQKGSSHQQHSHSHAHHHHDHHSHNHEASKVTDEMAGRYYCPMYCEGDKTYDSNVGCPVCGMDLVKYPEKKTAKYTCPMHPEIIRDEPGDCPICGMDLVRMPDSSDDEEDETYNILKKKFITSLAFTIPVFILSMGGMLINFPFSHQIQGFIELALTLPVMFYSGWFLLKRGWVSFKTWNLNMFSLIALGVAAAFIFSIVALVFPDIIPHEIRGHNHEIPLYFEAVCVILTLVILGQLMEAAAHKKTGNAIKELMNLSPDEANLMVNGEEKKVLLSQVKIGDLLKVKPGEKIPVDGKITEGNSIVDESMITGEPVPVEKNIDDKVSSGTINGNQVFIMKAEKVGDETLLSQIIKMVNEASRSKAPIQKLTDKVSKVFVPVVILIAVLTFILWQFFGPEGKRTLFAFVNAVAVLIVACPCALGLATPMSLMVGIGKGAKNGILIKNAEALEQMNKVNVLITDKTGTLTEGKPSVEHIETVTGDQNQILKLAFSLNQNSEHPLSNAVIKRAKEENITSEKVDQFENISGKGVKGNINGKTAYLGNESLLTSHQITIPESLKQKAEEVQSKAHTISYIAQNQQVLGFISFTDKIKESSKKAVKQLMSEGIDVIMMTGDNEHTAKAVADELGIKHFKANCLPEDKLNEVKRLQKQGKIVAMTGDGINDSPALAQSNVGIAMGTGTDVAIESAEITLLKGDILGVAKAKLLSEKLLKNIKENLFFAFIYNVLGVPVAAGLLYPFFGILLSPMIAAAAMSFSSLSVILNSLRLNSVDLDIK, encoded by the coding sequence ATGGAACAACAGTATAAAATACTCGGAATGACCTGTTCCGGCTGCCAGAAAAAAATTTCAAATCAACTGAACAGTGTTGAAGGCGTTCAAGCAGATGTCAATCTGGAAAACAATACCGCAACAATTACTTCCAGTCATGGAGTAAAGCTTTCAGTTTTAAATGATGCTTTGGCAGAAATAGGAAAATACAGACTTGAAGACCCGAATAATCCTGAGAAAGCCTTTGTAAAACCTCAGGACCGCGTATCTCCGTCTTCAGTATACTATTGTCCAATGGAGTGCGAAGGAGATAAAGTATATTTTAAACAAGGTGAAAGATGCCCTGTCTGCAAAATGTACCTGGTACCTATTGAAGAAAAACTAGCCAAAGACCCCAATCATAAACCAACCTTTTCCACAACCAATCTTCCGGAAAACTTTAAAGACAATATAGGAAAATATTATTGTCCGATGTTTTGCGAAGGAGATAAAGTGTACGATGAAAAAGGAGACTGCCCGGTTTGTCATATGCATTTAGAACCGATAACGGAAGAGCTTGTTCAAAAAGGAAGTTCACATCAACAACATTCTCACTCCCACGCTCATCATCATCATGATCATCACAGCCATAACCACGAGGCTTCTAAAGTAACTGATGAAATGGCAGGCAGGTATTACTGTCCAATGTATTGTGAAGGAGACAAAACCTATGATTCTAATGTAGGATGCCCTGTCTGTGGTATGGACCTGGTAAAGTATCCTGAAAAGAAAACTGCAAAATATACATGTCCTATGCATCCGGAAATTATTCGTGATGAACCTGGAGACTGCCCGATCTGTGGAATGGATCTCGTAAGAATGCCGGACAGCAGTGATGATGAAGAGGATGAAACATACAATATATTAAAGAAAAAATTCATTACTTCACTAGCATTTACGATTCCCGTTTTCATTCTATCAATGGGCGGAATGTTGATCAATTTTCCTTTTTCCCATCAGATTCAGGGATTTATCGAACTTGCTTTAACGCTTCCGGTAATGTTTTATTCCGGATGGTTTCTGTTGAAAAGAGGATGGGTTTCTTTCAAAACATGGAATCTCAACATGTTCAGTCTTATTGCGCTGGGTGTGGCTGCCGCATTTATTTTCAGTATTGTGGCTTTAGTATTTCCGGACATTATTCCGCATGAAATTCGTGGACATAATCATGAAATTCCATTATATTTTGAAGCTGTCTGTGTGATTTTAACCCTTGTTATTTTAGGCCAGCTGATGGAAGCTGCTGCTCATAAGAAAACAGGTAATGCCATCAAAGAACTGATGAATCTTTCTCCGGACGAAGCCAACCTTATGGTGAATGGTGAAGAAAAGAAAGTGTTGCTTTCTCAGGTAAAAATTGGAGATTTATTAAAAGTAAAACCGGGTGAAAAAATTCCCGTAGACGGAAAAATTACTGAGGGAAATTCTATTGTAGACGAAAGTATGATCACAGGTGAACCCGTTCCTGTTGAAAAGAATATAGATGATAAAGTTTCTTCAGGAACGATAAATGGTAATCAGGTATTCATCATGAAGGCTGAGAAAGTAGGTGATGAAACACTTCTTTCACAGATCATTAAAATGGTGAATGAAGCCAGCCGAAGCAAAGCTCCGATCCAGAAACTTACTGATAAGGTTTCAAAAGTATTTGTTCCCGTTGTAATTCTTATTGCTGTACTTACTTTTATCCTGTGGCAGTTTTTCGGTCCGGAAGGAAAAAGAACCTTATTTGCATTCGTGAACGCTGTTGCAGTTTTAATTGTAGCATGTCCGTGTGCCCTGGGACTGGCAACTCCTATGTCTTTAATGGTAGGAATCGGGAAAGGCGCCAAAAACGGAATTCTGATCAAAAACGCAGAAGCTCTGGAACAAATGAACAAAGTAAATGTTTTGATCACGGATAAAACAGGAACTTTAACGGAAGGAAAACCTTCAGTAGAACATATTGAAACCGTAACCGGAGATCAGAATCAGATTTTAAAACTGGCTTTCTCTTTAAATCAGAATTCAGAGCACCCACTTTCCAATGCTGTAATAAAAAGAGCGAAAGAAGAAAATATAACTTCTGAAAAAGTAGATCAGTTTGAGAATATTTCGGGAAAAGGAGTCAAAGGAAATATCAATGGTAAAACAGCTTATTTAGGAAATGAAAGCCTGTTAACCTCACATCAGATCACCATTCCGGAAAGTTTAAAGCAAAAAGCTGAGGAAGTACAGTCAAAGGCACATACGATCTCTTATATTGCACAAAATCAGCAGGTGCTTGGTTTCATAAGCTTTACAGATAAAATAAAAGAAAGTTCCAAAAAAGCAGTTAAACAGCTGATGAGCGAAGGAATTGATGTTATTATGATGACTGGAGATAATGAGCACACAGCCAAAGCCGTTGCCGATGAATTAGGAATCAAACATTTCAAAGCCAACTGTCTTCCGGAAGATAAACTGAATGAGGTAAAAAGGCTGCAAAAGCAAGGTAAGATTGTAGCCATGACCGGAGATGGAATCAATGACTCTCCTGCCCTTGCACAATCAAATGTAGGAATTGCCATGGGAACAGGAACAGATGTAGCCATTGAAAGTGCTGAGATTACCTTGTTAAAAGGAGATATTCTGGGAGTTGCAAAAGCGAAATTATTAAGTGAAAAACTTCTCAAAAACATTAAAGAAAACCTGTTCTTCGCGTTCATCTATAATGTCCTGGGAGTTCCGGTAGCGGCAGGATTATTGTATCCATTCTTTGGAATTCTGCTATCACCAATGATTGCAGCTGCAGCAATGAGCTTCAGTTCCCTGTCTGTGATTCTGAATTCATTGAGATTAAACTCCGTGGATCTGGATATAAAATAA
- a CDS encoding DUF72 domain-containing protein, which translates to MIKENLYIGCSGFYNNDWKGSLYPENAQSKDFLSLYSKTFNAVEINSTFYRKPTSKTLLKWHDETPDSFRFFIKIPKSISHQNCLENSKEDIAAFSKHIQSNLKGKLAGFLYQLPPSFKNTAENTERIISSVDRTFLNVIEFRHDSWWQKEIFVFLKQHNIVFSGVSFPGDLPEELIINHPEILYYRLHGIPVLYKSEYSEHFLNELAGKIKNAQRTAFIFFNNTWGTAAIKNSLYLKSILK; encoded by the coding sequence ATGATAAAAGAAAATCTTTACATAGGGTGCTCAGGATTTTATAATAACGACTGGAAAGGGTCTTTATATCCTGAAAATGCCCAAAGTAAAGATTTTCTTTCTTTATACTCCAAAACATTCAACGCGGTAGAAATCAACTCTACCTTTTATAGAAAGCCAACATCAAAAACACTTTTGAAATGGCATGATGAAACTCCTGATTCTTTCAGGTTTTTCATTAAAATTCCAAAATCCATTTCCCATCAAAACTGCCTTGAAAATTCAAAGGAAGACATTGCAGCCTTCAGCAAGCACATTCAAAGTAATCTGAAAGGTAAACTTGCAGGATTTCTCTATCAACTTCCTCCTTCTTTTAAAAATACAGCAGAAAATACAGAAAGGATAATCAGTTCTGTTGATCGCACATTCCTTAATGTAATTGAATTCCGGCACGACTCATGGTGGCAAAAAGAAATATTCGTTTTTTTAAAACAACATAATATCGTCTTCTCAGGTGTAAGTTTTCCAGGTGATCTTCCTGAAGAACTTATTATTAATCATCCGGAGATCCTCTATTACAGGCTTCACGGAATACCCGTTCTTTACAAATCTGAATACAGCGAACATTTTTTGAATGAACTTGCCGGGAAGATTAAAAACGCTCAACGAACCGCTTTTATATTTTTCAATAATACCTGGGGAACTGCAGCCATCAAAAATTCACTTTACTTAAAAAGTATTTTAAAATAA
- a CDS encoding polysaccharide deacetylase family protein, translated as MRKIFAGKSTNKTFLGMFALMSATSALLYSCNFKNEVKSDPVVNSQEHPSAEIPSKMDDESIDPDKRVIYLTFDDGPNQGTENLLKILDKRNVCATAFLVGKHAYGSKKQKDDLQLLKQNPLVELANHSFSHAHNKYTDFYKNAESVVHDFDIAKDSLKLSDKIARTPGRNIWRLNNINVTDIKSSTAAADGLKKAGYKVIGWDLEWRPSQKMTLKGSHEAMIKKVDSIFFNDLEKTSRHLVFLTHDQYLRDTDSINELDLFIEKLQKSNKFVFRKISQYPKINEVLN; from the coding sequence ATGAGAAAAATTTTTGCGGGAAAGTCAACAAATAAGACTTTTCTCGGGATGTTTGCATTGATGAGTGCAACTTCGGCTTTATTGTATAGCTGTAATTTCAAGAATGAAGTGAAGAGCGACCCCGTCGTCAATTCACAGGAGCATCCTTCCGCAGAAATACCCTCCAAAATGGACGATGAAAGCATAGATCCGGATAAAAGAGTGATCTACCTTACCTTTGATGACGGCCCCAATCAGGGAACCGAAAATCTTTTAAAAATCCTGGACAAAAGAAATGTTTGTGCAACTGCCTTTCTGGTAGGGAAACATGCCTATGGAAGCAAAAAACAGAAAGATGATCTGCAGCTTCTGAAGCAAAACCCTCTTGTAGAACTGGCCAACCACAGCTTTAGCCACGCCCATAACAAATACACTGATTTTTATAAAAATGCTGAGTCTGTAGTCCACGATTTTGATATCGCCAAAGACAGCCTGAAACTTTCCGATAAAATAGCAAGAACTCCCGGAAGAAATATCTGGAGGCTGAACAATATTAACGTAACCGATATCAAAAGTTCTACTGCAGCGGCAGATGGTCTTAAAAAAGCAGGTTATAAAGTAATCGGCTGGGATCTTGAATGGAGACCTTCCCAGAAAATGACTTTAAAAGGAAGCCATGAAGCAATGATCAAGAAAGTTGACAGTATTTTCTTTAACGATCTTGAGAAAACTTCAAGACACCTTGTTTTCCTTACTCATGATCAATATCTCAGAGATACAGACTCTATCAATGAGCTGGATCTGTTTATTGAAAAACTGCAGAAAAGCAACAAGTTTGTTTTCAGAAAGATTTCTCAATATCCTAAGATCAATGAAGTTTTGAATTAA
- a CDS encoding YggS family pyridoxal phosphate-dependent enzyme produces the protein MSIKENYKSIKDQLPSNVQLVAVSKTHPASAVQEVYDLGQRVFGENKVQELMEKSPLLPQDIQWHLIGHLQTNKVKYIAPFIDTIQSVDSEKLLAEINKESGKNNRVIKVLLQVKIAAEESKFGLEITEAKDLFQLYFEGQFPNVEITGLMGMATFTDDEQQVRNEFLILKGLFDELNQLKTLNTLSMGMSDDFPTAIECGANSVRVGSAIFGRRDYSK, from the coding sequence ATGAGTATTAAAGAAAATTATAAATCTATAAAAGATCAGCTGCCATCCAATGTTCAGCTGGTTGCTGTCTCTAAAACGCATCCCGCTTCTGCAGTTCAGGAAGTATATGATCTGGGACAGAGAGTTTTTGGAGAAAATAAGGTACAGGAACTGATGGAGAAATCCCCTCTTCTTCCTCAGGATATCCAATGGCATCTTATCGGCCACTTACAGACCAATAAAGTAAAATACATTGCTCCTTTCATAGATACGATACAAAGTGTGGATTCTGAAAAATTATTAGCAGAAATCAACAAAGAGTCAGGAAAGAACAACAGGGTCATCAAGGTTCTGCTGCAGGTAAAAATTGCCGCTGAGGAAAGTAAATTCGGACTTGAAATCACTGAGGCGAAAGATCTGTTTCAGCTGTATTTTGAAGGTCAATTCCCTAATGTTGAAATTACCGGTTTAATGGGAATGGCAACATTCACAGATGATGAGCAGCAGGTAAGAAATGAATTTTTAATCCTGAAGGGCCTTTTTGATGAATTAAATCAATTAAAAACACTAAATACATTATCAATGGGAATGAGTGATGATTTCCCGACAGCTATTGAGTGTGGTGCTAACTCTGTGAGAGTTGGATCTGCAATTTTTGGAAGAAGAGACTATTCAAAATAG
- a CDS encoding sigma-54-dependent transcriptional regulator, which produces MQKILIVEDEKAISGVLHSILSDELTDYEFVIAEDGLEGYKQVEKEDFALVISDIKMPKLSGTELLKQSLALKPETTFIMISGHADIDSAVSCLKEGAYDFISKPIDINRLITSVKNALVKETLKKENKNLQTENKTLKRKVNKKYQMIGDSPALQKIQDMIEKVAVSDARVLITGPNGAGKELVAHAIHNQSERARGPMIEVNCAAIPSELIESELFGHVKGSFTGAIKDKQGKFEQANGGTIFLDEIGDMSLIAQAKVLRALQESKVSPVGSDKEIKVDVRVIAATNKNMQKEIEEGKFREDLYHRLSVIEIYVPPLDDRKEDIKLLVEHFSGMIADEHGTAVKKFDDKAVDALKSLSWTGNIRELRNVVERLIILGGNTVSEGDVASFVRK; this is translated from the coding sequence ATGCAAAAAATCCTTATAGTAGAAGACGAAAAAGCAATCTCGGGAGTACTTCACAGTATTCTTTCGGATGAATTAACCGATTATGAATTTGTTATCGCTGAAGACGGCCTTGAAGGTTACAAACAGGTAGAAAAAGAAGATTTCGCATTGGTGATCTCTGATATCAAAATGCCTAAACTTTCTGGAACTGAACTTTTGAAGCAAAGTCTCGCATTAAAACCAGAAACTACTTTTATCATGATCTCAGGCCACGCAGATATTGATTCTGCTGTTTCCTGTTTGAAAGAGGGTGCATACGATTTTATCTCCAAGCCAATTGACATCAACAGATTGATCACAAGTGTGAAAAACGCTTTGGTAAAAGAAACCCTGAAGAAAGAAAACAAAAATCTTCAGACTGAAAACAAAACCTTAAAGAGAAAAGTAAATAAAAAATACCAGATGATCGGTGATTCTCCTGCTCTTCAAAAGATTCAGGATATGATCGAAAAAGTAGCCGTTTCTGACGCCAGAGTTCTTATTACAGGACCTAATGGTGCCGGAAAAGAATTGGTAGCCCATGCCATCCACAATCAAAGTGAACGTGCAAGAGGCCCTATGATAGAAGTAAACTGTGCTGCAATTCCATCTGAACTTATTGAATCTGAACTTTTCGGACACGTAAAAGGTTCTTTTACAGGGGCTATTAAAGATAAGCAGGGAAAATTTGAGCAGGCTAACGGCGGTACGATCTTCCTTGATGAGATTGGCGATATGAGCCTTATTGCTCAGGCTAAGGTATTGAGAGCTCTTCAGGAAAGCAAAGTTTCTCCTGTAGGAAGTGATAAAGAAATAAAAGTTGACGTAAGAGTTATTGCGGCAACCAATAAGAATATGCAGAAAGAAATTGAGGAAGGGAAATTCAGAGAAGATCTTTACCACAGACTTTCTGTTATTGAAATCTATGTTCCGCCATTGGATGACAGAAAAGAGGATATCAAATTGCTGGTTGAGCATTTCTCAGGTATGATTGCTGATGAGCATGGTACTGCTGTGAAAAAGTTTGATGATAAAGCTGTTGATGCTTTAAAATCCCTTTCATGGACTGGAAATATCAGGGAGTTAAGGAATGTTGTGGAGAGATTGATTATTCTTGGTGGAAACACTGTTTCTGAAGGTGACGTTGCAAGTTTTGTAAGGAAATAA